A stretch of the Photobacterium toruni genome encodes the following:
- a CDS encoding GGDEF domain-containing protein produces the protein MNEISLADFHLTMQVLDNLDVGVVILDENYNVCAWNTFMQAYSGISSVKIIGESLFDIVPDLPHSWLQSKIQSTFKLRMRSFSAWEDRPWVFRFLNFCPVSGSSDIMFQNMTLTPLRSLSGEYTHICLTITDVTDIAKNKNHLRDSNKQLTYLSITDRLTQLYNRGHWESCLADAFEHCHQTQIPATLIMFDIDHFKRVNDTYGHVAGDGVIKVIADILRRTKRQTDIAGRYGGEEFGIILPGTSAELAGYFTERLRNRIEQETIFDDQRGTINVTISLGISEWNSTLTDYKSWLEKSDLALYESKKRGRNTTTIITHDDCYSDSKGEFILLDNDQHLPAK, from the coding sequence TTGAACGAAATATCTTTAGCTGATTTCCATTTAACAATGCAAGTATTAGATAATCTTGATGTTGGTGTTGTTATATTAGATGAAAATTATAATGTTTGTGCGTGGAATACTTTTATGCAGGCATATAGTGGTATTTCTAGTGTTAAAATTATAGGTGAGTCACTATTTGATATTGTCCCTGATTTACCCCATTCATGGTTACAAAGTAAAATACAATCGACGTTTAAATTGAGAATGCGATCATTTTCAGCATGGGAAGATCGACCATGGGTCTTCCGTTTTTTGAATTTTTGTCCTGTTTCGGGCAGTTCAGATATTATGTTTCAAAATATGACGTTAACACCACTACGTTCTCTTTCTGGTGAATATACGCATATTTGTTTAACAATTACCGATGTTACTGATATTGCTAAAAATAAAAATCATCTTCGTGATTCTAATAAACAACTGACATATTTAAGTATTACTGATCGCTTAACTCAGCTTTACAATCGTGGCCATTGGGAAAGTTGTTTAGCAGATGCATTTGAACACTGCCATCAAACTCAAATACCAGCGACATTGATCATGTTTGACATTGACCATTTTAAACGTGTGAATGATACCTATGGTCATGTTGCTGGTGATGGAGTCATTAAAGTGATTGCTGATATATTACGACGTACTAAACGTCAGACTGATATTGCAGGGCGATATGGCGGTGAAGAATTTGGTATTATTCTGCCTGGTACTTCTGCTGAGTTAGCTGGATATTTTACCGAAAGATTGCGTAATCGTATCGAACAAGAAACGATATTTGATGATCAGCGAGGTACGATTAACGTAACAATCAGTTTAGGAATAAGTGAATGGAATTCGACCTTAACAGATTATAAATCGTGGTTAGAAAAATCAGATCTAGCGTTATATGAATCAAAGAAAAGAGGTCGAAATACGACAACTATTATTACTCATGATGATTGTTACAGCGATAGCAAAGGAGAGTTTATTTTATTGGATAATGATCAACATCTGCCTGCAAAATAG
- a CDS encoding response regulator — MFNNINILICDDSVLVHKSITRLLQSCSNATFFYAENGKKGLDCLKNNDIDIMFLDLTMPIMDGFSVMASLPVREYNTTIIILSADVQLAAVERSLALGADHFLSKPFDHDELIELSQRLGLIFDRTQLPQLNSHLDNDSIECIRELANIALGRGAAIISDHLGDFIKMPLPNVAFMNSSDLSMAIADIRNDHELIAITQRFVGGGIHGEALVELHGKDINLFGEKLGFSQTDEYKNEVVIDIANLMVSSFLVALSEQISILFSVRQPIVLEEYMNLHHTHCHKQTFFSIEYTYKAENLDVECEVLFIMDSHSLAIINNKMMGSLH, encoded by the coding sequence ATGTTCAACAATATAAATATTCTCATTTGTGACGATTCAGTATTAGTTCATAAATCAATTACGCGGCTATTACAATCATGCAGTAATGCAACTTTTTTCTATGCTGAGAATGGAAAAAAAGGGTTAGATTGCCTAAAAAATAATGATATTGATATTATGTTTTTAGACTTAACGATGCCTATTATGGATGGTTTTAGTGTCATGGCGTCTTTACCTGTGCGTGAATATAATACGACGATTATTATATTATCTGCGGATGTTCAATTAGCGGCAGTGGAAAGAAGTTTAGCATTAGGCGCTGATCATTTTTTATCTAAACCCTTTGATCATGATGAATTAATAGAACTCTCTCAACGTCTAGGGTTAATTTTTGATCGTACCCAATTGCCACAATTAAATAGTCATTTAGACAATGATTCTATTGAATGCATTCGTGAATTAGCCAATATTGCATTAGGACGAGGCGCTGCAATTATTTCTGATCATCTTGGTGATTTTATTAAAATGCCATTACCTAATGTGGCTTTTATGAATAGCAGTGACCTATCAATGGCGATTGCGGATATTCGTAACGATCATGAACTTATTGCCATTACCCAACGTTTTGTAGGTGGTGGTATCCATGGTGAAGCCTTGGTTGAGTTACATGGTAAAGATATTAATTTATTTGGTGAAAAACTGGGTTTTAGCCAGACGGATGAATATAAGAATGAAGTGGTTATCGATATTGCCAATTTAATGGTTTCTTCTTTTTTAGTTGCATTATCTGAACAAATTTCTATTCTATTTTCTGTGCGACAGCCCATTGTATTAGAAGAATATATGAACTTACATCATACTCATTGTCATAAGCAGACTTTTTTTTCAATTGAATATACCTATAAAGCAGAAAATTTAGATGTTGAGTGTGAGGTTTTATTTATTATGGATAGCCATTCTTTAGCAATTATTAATAATAAAATGATGGGATCATTACATTGA
- a CDS encoding glutathione S-transferase N-terminal domain-containing protein, protein MKVLRWIIGKIILILNALFTPRSIQRSATAQQKIDIAVANMQLYQFETCPFCVKVRRHAKRLNLPLTTRDAKVSPWAQELLEQGGRRKVPCLRIEENGKVTWMYESNDIIAYLDKQFS, encoded by the coding sequence ATGAAAGTTCTTCGTTGGATAATAGGTAAAATCATTCTTATTCTCAATGCGTTGTTCACTCCACGAAGCATACAACGTTCAGCAACAGCTCAACAAAAAATTGATATTGCTGTGGCTAATATGCAGCTCTACCAATTTGAAACATGCCCTTTTTGTGTAAAAGTACGTCGTCATGCTAAACGTTTAAATTTACCACTGACTACGCGTGATGCCAAAGTTTCACCATGGGCTCAAGAACTACTAGAGCAAGGAGGAAGACGTAAGGTTCCTTGTTTACGTATTGAAGAAAATGGGAAAGTGACTTGGATGTATGAGTCAAACGATATCATTGCATACTTAGATAAACAATTTTCTTAA